One Denticeps clupeoides chromosome 10, fDenClu1.1, whole genome shotgun sequence genomic window carries:
- the tmdd1 gene encoding transmembrane and death domain protein 1 isoform X3 — MLRRRRDTALTDWLQMHGKQTYYDRLSHALQQIGRTDIAIEVGKNINQDKTLSMQHYVDDYSQHVNKMASAFEMKPEREKQMGSNKLRSIRQLRDLVWKDLDLVIEIESMPPYPWKMLDVMWPVVFGIFLGFAGAFLLFMPVLFFATCVCHSDRNYVAFPR, encoded by the exons ATGCTGCGCAGACGGAGGGACACAG CTCTGACAGACTGGCTGCAGATGCACGGGAAGCAGACTTACTATGACAGGCTGTCTCACGCACTGCAGCAGATCGGCAGGACTGACATCGCTATAG AGGTTGGCAAGAACATAAACCAGGACAAGACCTTGAGCATGCAGCACTATGTGGACGATTATAGCCAACATGTAAACAAAATGGCTTCAGCATTTGAGATGAAACCTGAAAGAGAGAAGCAAATGGGTTCTAATAAACTGCGCTCAATCAGACAGT TAAGAGACCTGGTCTGGAAGGACCTGGACCTTGTGATAGAAATAGAGTCAATGCCACCCTACCCGTGGAAAATGCTGGATGTCATGTGGCCAGTGGTCTTCGGAATCTTCCTGGGATTTGCTGGTGCTTTCCTGCTGTTCATGCCTGTGCTGTTCTTTGCTACTTGTGTCTGCCATAGTGACAGGAACTACGTCGCATTTCCCAGATAA
- the tmdd1 gene encoding transmembrane and death domain protein 1 isoform X1, protein MLCVCVCVSDGGFLCRTALTDWLQMHGKQTYYDRLSHALQQIGRTDIAIEVGKNINQDKTLSMQHYVDDYSQHVNKMASAFEMKPEREKQMGSNKLRSIRQLRDLVWKDLDLVIEIESMPPYPWKMLDVMWPVVFGIFLGFAGAFLLFMPVLFFATCVCHSDRNYVAFPR, encoded by the exons atgctgtgtgtgtgtgtgtgtgtgtcagatgggGGTTTCTTGTGTCGCACAGCTCTGACAGACTGGCTGCAGATGCACGGGAAGCAGACTTACTATGACAGGCTGTCTCACGCACTGCAGCAGATCGGCAGGACTGACATCGCTATAG AGGTTGGCAAGAACATAAACCAGGACAAGACCTTGAGCATGCAGCACTATGTGGACGATTATAGCCAACATGTAAACAAAATGGCTTCAGCATTTGAGATGAAACCTGAAAGAGAGAAGCAAATGGGTTCTAATAAACTGCGCTCAATCAGACAGT TAAGAGACCTGGTCTGGAAGGACCTGGACCTTGTGATAGAAATAGAGTCAATGCCACCCTACCCGTGGAAAATGCTGGATGTCATGTGGCCAGTGGTCTTCGGAATCTTCCTGGGATTTGCTGGTGCTTTCCTGCTGTTCATGCCTGTGCTGTTCTTTGCTACTTGTGTCTGCCATAGTGACAGGAACTACGTCGCATTTCCCAGATAA
- the tmdd1 gene encoding transmembrane and death domain protein 1 isoform X2, with amino-acid sequence MLRRRRDTDGGFLCRTALTDWLQMHGKQTYYDRLSHALQQIGRTDIAIEVGKNINQDKTLSMQHYVDDYSQHVNKMASAFEMKPEREKQMGSNKLRSIRQLRDLVWKDLDLVIEIESMPPYPWKMLDVMWPVVFGIFLGFAGAFLLFMPVLFFATCVCHSDRNYVAFPR; translated from the exons ATGCTGCGCAGACGGAGGGACACAG atgggGGTTTCTTGTGTCGCACAGCTCTGACAGACTGGCTGCAGATGCACGGGAAGCAGACTTACTATGACAGGCTGTCTCACGCACTGCAGCAGATCGGCAGGACTGACATCGCTATAG AGGTTGGCAAGAACATAAACCAGGACAAGACCTTGAGCATGCAGCACTATGTGGACGATTATAGCCAACATGTAAACAAAATGGCTTCAGCATTTGAGATGAAACCTGAAAGAGAGAAGCAAATGGGTTCTAATAAACTGCGCTCAATCAGACAGT TAAGAGACCTGGTCTGGAAGGACCTGGACCTTGTGATAGAAATAGAGTCAATGCCACCCTACCCGTGGAAAATGCTGGATGTCATGTGGCCAGTGGTCTTCGGAATCTTCCTGGGATTTGCTGGTGCTTTCCTGCTGTTCATGCCTGTGCTGTTCTTTGCTACTTGTGTCTGCCATAGTGACAGGAACTACGTCGCATTTCCCAGATAA